In a genomic window of Pseudomonas putida:
- a CDS encoding ABC transporter ATP-binding protein, translating into MYKLTVENLHKSYGNHEVLKGVSLSAKTGDVISLIGASGSGKSTFLRCINFLETPNDGAMSLDNQPIRMVHDRHGMRVADADELQRLRTRLAMVFQHFNLWSHMTVLENITMAPRRVLGVSKKDAEERARRYLDKVGLPARVADQYPAFLSGGQQQRVAIARALSMEPEIMLFDEPTSALDPELVGEVLKVIQGLAEEGRTMIMVTHEMSFARKVSNQVLFLHQGRVEEQGAPEDVLGNPKSERLQQFLSGNLK; encoded by the coding sequence ATGTACAAACTGACCGTTGAAAACCTGCACAAAAGCTACGGCAACCATGAAGTGCTCAAGGGCGTCTCGCTGAGCGCCAAGACCGGCGACGTGATCAGCCTGATCGGCGCCAGTGGCTCGGGCAAGAGCACCTTTTTGCGCTGCATCAACTTCCTGGAAACGCCCAACGACGGCGCCATGAGCCTGGACAACCAGCCGATTCGCATGGTCCACGACCGGCACGGCATGCGCGTGGCCGACGCCGACGAACTGCAACGCCTGCGCACCCGCCTGGCCATGGTGTTCCAGCATTTCAACCTGTGGAGCCACATGACGGTGCTGGAGAACATCACCATGGCCCCGCGCCGGGTGCTGGGGGTCAGCAAGAAGGACGCCGAGGAGCGCGCCCGGCGTTATCTGGACAAGGTCGGCTTGCCGGCGCGGGTGGCCGATCAATACCCGGCCTTTCTGTCTGGCGGCCAGCAGCAGCGCGTCGCCATTGCCCGGGCGCTGAGCATGGAGCCGGAGATCATGCTGTTCGATGAACCGACCTCGGCGCTGGACCCGGAGCTGGTGGGTGAGGTGCTCAAGGTCATACAAGGGCTGGCCGAAGAAGGGCGCACCATGATCATGGTCACCCACGAAATGAGCTTTGCCCGCAAGGTGTCGAACCAGGTGTTGTTCCTGCACCAGGGGCGCGTGGAAGAGCAGGGCGCGCCCGAGGATGTATTGGGCAACCCCAAGAGCGAACGCCTGCAGCAGTTCCTCAGCGGTAACCTGAAGTAA
- a CDS encoding M20 aminoacylase family protein yields the protein MDTTRRYCEVADLAESAQELRAIRHHLHQHPELAYEEQATSALVARKLEEWGYAVTTAVGQTGVVGSLTVGDGPRSIGIRADMDALPILEQTGLPYASQHPGKMHACGHDGHTTMLLGAARYLSQTRNFSGTVHLYFQPAEEHGINSGALSMINDGLFERFPCDAVFGLHNHPGAPAGTMLFRRGPLQAAGDNVYITIKGNGGHAARPHLTVDPVVVASSIVMALQTIVARNVDPTHPAVVTVGVLQAGTANNVIPGSARLELSVRSFSAQVRDLLKARITELVQQQAASYGAEVEIDYLMGYPVVINSDRETEFAIAVAQELIGPDKVVPHTDLLMGSEDFAYMLQARPGCFLRLGNGDGEDGCMVHNPGYDFNDSNLPIGAAYWARLVERYLAQP from the coding sequence ATGGACACTACCCGACGTTACTGCGAGGTCGCGGACCTCGCCGAATCGGCCCAAGAGCTACGCGCGATACGCCATCACCTGCACCAGCATCCCGAACTGGCCTACGAAGAACAGGCAACATCCGCCCTGGTGGCAAGGAAATTGGAGGAGTGGGGTTATGCGGTGACCACCGCTGTCGGGCAAACCGGGGTGGTCGGCTCTCTGACTGTCGGTGACGGCCCGCGCAGCATCGGGATTCGCGCCGACATGGATGCCTTGCCGATTCTCGAGCAAACCGGCTTGCCCTACGCCAGCCAGCATCCCGGCAAGATGCATGCGTGCGGCCATGACGGTCACACCACTATGCTGCTGGGCGCCGCCCGTTACCTTTCGCAGACGCGCAATTTCTCCGGCACCGTGCATCTGTACTTTCAGCCGGCGGAGGAACACGGCATCAACAGCGGTGCGTTGAGCATGATCAACGACGGCCTGTTCGAGCGCTTTCCCTGTGACGCGGTGTTCGGGTTGCACAACCATCCGGGCGCACCGGCTGGCACGATGTTGTTTCGCCGTGGTCCGCTGCAGGCGGCGGGCGATAACGTCTACATCACCATCAAGGGCAACGGTGGTCACGCGGCACGGCCACACCTGACGGTCGATCCGGTGGTGGTGGCCTCGAGCATCGTCATGGCCTTGCAAACCATCGTGGCGCGCAATGTCGACCCCACACACCCGGCGGTGGTGACGGTTGGCGTCTTGCAGGCTGGCACCGCCAATAATGTCATTCCAGGCAGCGCCAGGCTCGAATTGAGCGTGCGCTCGTTCAGTGCCCAGGTACGTGACTTGCTCAAGGCGCGCATCACCGAACTGGTACAGCAGCAGGCCGCCAGTTATGGCGCCGAGGTCGAAATCGACTACCTCATGGGCTACCCGGTGGTGATCAACAGTGATCGCGAAACCGAATTCGCGATCGCGGTGGCGCAGGAACTGATCGGCCCCGACAAGGTGGTGCCACACACCGACCTGCTGATGGGCAGCGAAGACTTCGCCTACATGCTGCAGGCCCGCCCGGGTTGCTTCCTGCGCCTGGGCAATGGCGACGGTGAAGACGGCTGCATGGTCCACAACCCCGGCTATGACTTCAACGACAGCAACCTGCCGATCGGCGCCGCCTACTGGGCGCGTCTGGTCGAGCGTTACCTGGCGCAACCCTAG
- a CDS encoding DMT family transporter, with amino-acid sequence MSTAVPPVSEATVNEAGRARSTRIGIGLCLMSMFVFAAQDGITKILVKDLPVVQLIMVRYWFFLLFALCFVHVKGGLGNALKTGHPWLQMSRSLIAVFDIMVFGLALRFLGLAETHAIYAIFPLLTMGLAALMLRESVSSRQCVAGVIGFAGTLIILKPGMGVFSLTSLIPLAGAVMFAFFSVLTRKISLVDSFGTNMLYMAFWGALASTLFGVPQWVAPSPVEAGLLLVLSVSGVIAQLLLLQALKYAAAVTLQPFNYSLLLFASIFGVTLFGETLQTSLVVGALLVVLGGMYAFKR; translated from the coding sequence ATGAGCACAGCGGTACCGCCAGTGAGTGAAGCGACGGTCAATGAAGCAGGGCGGGCGAGGAGTACGCGAATCGGTATCGGGCTGTGCCTGATGTCCATGTTCGTGTTCGCCGCCCAGGACGGGATCACCAAGATACTGGTCAAGGACCTGCCGGTGGTGCAGCTGATCATGGTGCGCTACTGGTTCTTCCTGTTGTTCGCCCTGTGTTTCGTGCACGTCAAGGGCGGCCTGGGCAATGCCCTGAAAACCGGCCATCCCTGGTTGCAGATGAGCCGGTCGCTGATCGCGGTGTTCGACATCATGGTCTTCGGCCTGGCGCTGCGTTTTCTCGGGCTGGCCGAGACCCATGCGATCTACGCGATCTTCCCGTTGCTGACCATGGGGCTGGCGGCCCTGATGCTGCGTGAGTCGGTCAGTTCACGGCAATGCGTGGCCGGGGTGATCGGCTTTGCCGGCACGCTGATCATTCTCAAACCGGGCATGGGCGTCTTCAGCCTGACCTCGCTGATTCCGCTGGCGGGTGCGGTGATGTTCGCGTTTTTCAGCGTGCTGACTCGCAAGATCAGCCTGGTCGACAGCTTCGGCACCAACATGCTGTACATGGCCTTTTGGGGCGCGCTGGCCTCGACCCTGTTCGGCGTGCCGCAATGGGTGGCGCCGTCGCCGGTGGAAGCGGGCCTGCTGCTGGTGTTGTCAGTCAGCGGGGTGATCGCCCAGCTGTTGCTGCTGCAGGCGTTGAAGTACGCGGCGGCGGTGACCCTGCAACCGTTCAACTATTCGCTGTTGCTGTTCGCGTCGATATTCGGCGTGACGCTGTTTGGTGAGACGTTGCAGACGTCATTGGTGGTGGGGGCGCTGCTGGTGGTGCTGGGCGGGATGTACGCGTTCAAGCGCTAA
- a CDS encoding LysR family transcriptional regulator — translation MKINQLQVFVTVAEEKSLRAAARCLNLTQPAVTRSVQELESDLGVVLMTRNVQGIELTEYGIALQTRAQQILEDLRRAREELDQIKNNLRGKVRVSATSTIALSLLPKALEQFQKSAPDAEMTFMEVKFPLAAQHLRDGSLDFAVSHVLPDMLGDDLISMPLFSTDFVVMARAGHPLAKARHLAELADAQWLSTVPSGGFQHSVMEAMFEHAALALPRRIIHCSSFAIALGLVTGTDSLVLFTRQLAESIAGLGLQQIPLEQAQPALEMSIIMRKGVLLTPVAQRFVECLQAVVKQ, via the coding sequence ATGAAAATTAATCAGCTCCAGGTGTTCGTGACCGTCGCCGAAGAAAAGAGCCTGCGCGCCGCCGCCCGCTGCCTGAACCTGACACAGCCCGCCGTCACCCGCAGTGTCCAGGAGCTGGAGAGCGATCTGGGCGTGGTCCTGATGACCCGCAACGTACAGGGCATCGAGCTGACCGAATACGGCATAGCCCTGCAAACCCGTGCCCAGCAGATACTCGAAGACCTGCGCCGTGCGCGGGAAGAACTCGATCAGATCAAGAACAACCTGCGCGGCAAGGTCAGGGTCAGCGCGACGTCGACCATTGCCTTGAGCCTGCTGCCAAAAGCATTGGAGCAATTCCAGAAGTCGGCTCCGGATGCCGAAATGACCTTCATGGAAGTCAAATTCCCCCTCGCGGCCCAGCACCTGCGGGATGGTTCGCTGGACTTTGCCGTCTCCCATGTACTGCCCGACATGCTGGGGGACGACCTGATCAGCATGCCGTTGTTCTCGACGGATTTTGTGGTGATGGCGCGGGCGGGACATCCGCTGGCCAAGGCTCGCCACCTCGCCGAACTGGCTGACGCGCAATGGTTGAGCACCGTGCCCTCGGGCGGTTTCCAGCACAGCGTGATGGAGGCGATGTTCGAGCATGCCGCTCTGGCGTTGCCACGGCGGATCATCCACTGCTCATCCTTTGCCATCGCTTTAGGCCTGGTGACCGGCACGGATTCCCTGGTGTTGTTCACGCGGCAGTTGGCCGAGAGCATTGCCGGCCTCGGCTTGCAGCAGATCCCGCTGGAGCAGGCACAGCCGGCGCTTGAGATGAGCATCATCATGCGTAAGGGCGTGCTGCTCACGCCGGTGGCGCAGCGGTTTGTGGAGTGTCTGCAGGCAGTGGTGAAACAGTGA
- a CDS encoding ABC transporter substrate-binding protein, giving the protein MNKLVLSLALFLAAGGAYAKDWTVIRFGVDPSYAPFESKAADGTLVGFDIDIGNAICAQLKAKCVWVESPWDSVIPGLKAKKFDGILSSMSVTEKRLKQIDFSDKIYHTPSSLVAKKGTDIQPVIESLKGRRIGVEMGSTQEAFAKTHWAANGVTVLSYQNQDLVYQDLLSGRLDATLQDTVQADMSFLKSEQGRDFAFAGEAVHDTQTLGMGASIGLRKEDTDLKQAINEALAEIHRNGTYEKIQTKYFDFDINNG; this is encoded by the coding sequence ATGAACAAACTCGTCCTTTCGCTCGCCCTTTTTCTGGCCGCCGGCGGCGCATACGCCAAGGACTGGACCGTTATCCGCTTCGGTGTCGACCCCAGCTACGCGCCATTCGAGTCGAAGGCGGCCGACGGTACGCTGGTGGGCTTTGACATCGACATCGGCAATGCCATCTGTGCCCAGCTCAAAGCCAAATGCGTATGGGTGGAAAGCCCCTGGGACAGCGTCATCCCGGGCCTGAAAGCGAAGAAGTTCGACGGCATTCTGTCGTCGATGAGCGTGACCGAAAAGCGCCTGAAGCAGATCGACTTCTCGGACAAGATCTACCACACCCCCTCCAGCCTGGTGGCGAAGAAGGGTACGGACATCCAGCCGGTGATCGAGTCGCTCAAGGGCCGGCGTATCGGCGTGGAGATGGGCTCGACCCAGGAAGCCTTCGCCAAGACTCATTGGGCGGCCAATGGTGTGACCGTCCTGTCCTACCAGAATCAGGACCTGGTGTATCAGGACCTGCTGTCGGGGCGACTGGATGCCACTCTGCAGGACACGGTGCAAGCGGACATGAGCTTCCTGAAAAGCGAGCAGGGTCGTGACTTCGCGTTCGCCGGCGAGGCCGTGCACGACACCCAGACCCTGGGAATGGGTGCGTCCATCGGCTTACGCAAGGAAGACACCGATTTGAAGCAGGCCATCAACGAGGCCCTGGCCGAGATTCACCGCAACGGTACCTACGAAAAGATCCAGACCAAGTACTTCGACTTCGATATCAACAACGGGTAG
- a CDS encoding substrate-binding periplasmic protein → MKPMPARSEGGFPAPGFTSHFKPSECAQSIYPVKVESTVNEARMLRKTHPGTWLTCALLACTLQLLAASASVAQETLTIMVEDAAAPWSKSDGTGYANDVVVAAFKAMDVQVQLRVVPYSRCKYMVLNGQVAACFNMSWQPGFEGRIKLAERPIFNVSNDVFEPVDAPLPKPAQGQCVLPAGTVLGITRDFEYSDQVMALKASGVVFENSLSDSTGLQKLAARRFQAALVMSNDLEARNQKARQSGTENTVRFAFNCGVVNSTIGFSVTHPDGLRALKLYDEGYRRIEADGVLNDIHRRWFPL, encoded by the coding sequence ATGAAGCCGATGCCAGCGCGCAGTGAGGGAGGTTTTCCTGCTCCGGGCTTTACAAGCCATTTCAAGCCTTCAGAATGTGCGCAAAGTATCTATCCGGTTAAGGTTGAGTCGACGGTCAATGAAGCCCGCATGTTAAGGAAGACTCACCCAGGAACCTGGCTCACCTGCGCCCTTCTGGCATGCACGCTCCAGCTGCTCGCCGCGAGCGCCAGCGTCGCACAGGAGACGCTGACGATCATGGTCGAAGACGCCGCCGCACCCTGGTCGAAAAGTGACGGCACCGGCTACGCCAATGACGTGGTCGTCGCCGCCTTCAAGGCGATGGACGTGCAGGTGCAACTGCGGGTCGTGCCTTATTCGCGCTGCAAGTACATGGTGCTCAACGGCCAGGTCGCCGCGTGCTTCAACATGAGCTGGCAACCGGGGTTCGAAGGCAGGATCAAACTGGCAGAGCGGCCGATCTTCAACGTCAGCAACGATGTGTTTGAACCGGTCGACGCGCCTTTGCCAAAGCCTGCGCAGGGACAATGTGTCTTGCCTGCGGGGACCGTGCTTGGCATTACCCGGGATTTTGAATACTCGGACCAGGTCATGGCCCTCAAGGCCTCAGGGGTGGTGTTCGAGAATTCCCTTTCGGATTCGACAGGCCTGCAAAAACTTGCCGCCCGGCGTTTTCAGGCGGCATTGGTCATGAGTAACGATCTCGAAGCCAGGAATCAGAAAGCCAGGCAATCGGGCACGGAAAATACCGTGCGCTTCGCTTTCAATTGCGGCGTGGTGAACTCGACCATAGGTTTCAGCGTCACACATCCGGATGGCTTGCGGGCGCTCAAGCTGTATGACGAAGGCTATCGACGCATCGAGGCCGACGGCGTGCTCAACGATATCCACCGCCGCTGGTTTCCACTGTAA
- a CDS encoding flavohemoglobin expression-modulating QEGLA motif protein, whose translation MSAASLSELDAALPALARKIRVLDALSWPDGVEETFLDHWRRGQARLPDVELRPREHSADIAALESFMGRCDKGHPAGNFLAVTAQSYATAGRMLGAIGTPAFTQYSQALYRRPDFPYPRLKVNMLDAARFFLETTDALLGGAQIPPSTAEIPAEDFAAWMRPELDRFFGPEQISVVLDPNLAAKAIAGSSRIRLRASALYSELDKQQLLQHEAFVHVATAQNGALQPKLKSLALGAPRTTTTQEGIATLAELFTGSMDINRLRRLALRLLAVQQALDGADFIQVFEGFLDAGQSEEESFRSTQRIFRGADLRGGSAFTKDAAYLTGLLGVHTLLRLAIRDNRPELVGRLFAGRLSLGDTIRLAPLFESGWLQGPVHVPDWARDLRRLAANLAFSAFITRIDLQVLDLEVFMTFADKHEADASAQ comes from the coding sequence ATGAGCGCCGCTTCGTTATCCGAACTCGATGCCGCCCTGCCCGCCCTCGCCCGAAAAATCCGCGTGCTGGATGCCCTGTCCTGGCCCGACGGCGTCGAGGAGACCTTCCTGGACCATTGGCGTCGCGGCCAGGCACGGCTGCCCGACGTCGAACTGCGCCCGCGCGAGCACAGTGCCGACATCGCCGCGCTGGAGTCCTTCATGGGTCGTTGCGACAAGGGCCATCCCGCCGGCAACTTCCTTGCCGTGACGGCGCAGAGTTATGCCACGGCCGGCCGCATGCTCGGGGCCATAGGCACACCCGCCTTTACCCAGTATTCACAGGCACTCTATCGGCGCCCGGATTTTCCTTATCCACGCCTGAAAGTGAACATGCTCGACGCGGCGCGCTTCTTTCTCGAAACCACCGACGCGCTGCTTGGTGGTGCGCAAATACCGCCAAGCACGGCCGAGATCCCGGCCGAAGACTTCGCAGCCTGGATGCGGCCCGAACTGGACCGCTTCTTCGGCCCCGAGCAAATCTCGGTGGTGCTCGACCCCAATCTGGCGGCCAAGGCGATTGCGGGGTCCAGCCGTATCCGCCTGCGTGCCAGCGCCCTGTACTCGGAACTGGACAAGCAGCAGCTACTCCAGCACGAGGCCTTCGTGCATGTCGCCACCGCTCAGAACGGCGCGCTGCAGCCCAAGCTCAAAAGCCTTGCCCTGGGAGCACCACGCACGACCACGACACAGGAAGGCATTGCCACCCTGGCCGAGCTGTTCACCGGCAGCATGGACATCAACCGCTTGCGTCGCCTGGCCCTGCGCTTGCTGGCGGTCCAGCAGGCGCTGGACGGTGCCGATTTCATTCAGGTGTTTGAAGGTTTCCTCGATGCGGGGCAGTCAGAAGAGGAGTCCTTCCGGTCCACCCAGCGGATTTTTCGCGGCGCGGACTTGCGCGGCGGCTCGGCGTTTACCAAGGACGCCGCCTACCTGACCGGTTTGCTCGGTGTGCATACCCTGCTGCGCCTTGCGATCCGCGACAATCGACCGGAACTGGTCGGGCGTCTGTTTGCCGGGCGCCTGAGCCTTGGCGACACGATACGCCTGGCGCCTCTTTTCGAGTCCGGCTGGCTTCAGGGGCCGGTGCATGTTCCCGACTGGGCGCGGGATTTGCGGCGCCTGGCCGCCAATCTGGCCTTCTCTGCCTTTATCACCCGAATCGATCTGCAGGTGCTGGATCTGGAGGTGTTCATGACGTTCGCCGACAAACATGAAGCCGATGCCAGCGCGCAGTGA
- a CDS encoding sensor domain-containing diguanylate cyclase has translation MDQILSLLSDTIPKAQTLEQLTRPLLTLLSQVTGMESTYLTTIDTDEGIQRVEFARNVGDMVIPEGLVVPWADTLCKRALDENRMYSDNVAECWSDSEAAAALGIKTYVSAPIKSQDGEVLGTVCAASSDRVTRSVEVEPLLKLMSGLLGYSLERERLVEKLQVMNTELTRLALSDPLTGLSNRRAILNDAARLFALAQRENKFILIGVIDLDGFKLINDTHGHLAGDQFLCGVANHLQHALRTSDVIGRTGGDEFIVIALGTPSAEDGLAKDMSHAAELLQERLSQATIGRYELGHDLDDIDYAGASVGVVAVMPGSVSVDEATKLADREMYRVKQQRKAQR, from the coding sequence ATGGATCAAATCCTTTCCCTGCTCTCCGACACTATCCCCAAGGCTCAAACCCTTGAGCAACTGACCCGCCCGTTGTTGACCCTGCTCAGTCAGGTCACGGGCATGGAATCGACCTACCTGACCACCATTGATACCGACGAAGGCATCCAGCGTGTCGAGTTCGCCCGCAACGTGGGCGACATGGTCATCCCCGAAGGCCTCGTCGTGCCTTGGGCCGACACCTTGTGCAAGCGGGCGCTGGACGAGAACCGCATGTATTCGGACAACGTGGCCGAGTGCTGGAGCGACTCGGAAGCCGCCGCGGCCCTGGGTATCAAGACCTATGTGAGTGCCCCGATCAAATCCCAGGACGGCGAAGTGCTGGGTACGGTGTGCGCCGCAAGCTCCGATCGAGTGACCCGTTCTGTTGAAGTGGAGCCATTGCTGAAGCTGATGTCAGGCCTGCTGGGCTACTCCCTGGAACGTGAGCGGCTGGTAGAGAAGCTTCAGGTCATGAATACCGAGTTGACCCGCCTGGCCCTGTCCGACCCCCTCACCGGCCTGTCCAACCGCCGCGCCATCCTCAACGATGCCGCGCGCCTGTTCGCCCTGGCCCAGCGCGAGAACAAGTTCATCCTGATTGGCGTCATTGACCTGGATGGCTTCAAGCTCATCAACGATACCCACGGCCACCTGGCGGGAGACCAGTTTCTGTGTGGCGTGGCCAATCACCTGCAGCATGCCCTCAGAACCAGCGACGTCATCGGGCGTACCGGGGGCGATGAGTTCATCGTGATCGCGCTGGGTACACCATCGGCAGAGGATGGCCTGGCCAAGGACATGTCCCATGCCGCCGAACTGCTGCAGGAGCGCCTGAGCCAGGCGACTATTGGGCGGTATGAGCTGGGTCACGATCTGGACGATATCGACTACGCCGGCGCGAGCGTGGGTGTGGTGGCGGTGATGCCTGGCAGCGTGAGTGTCGACGAGGCTACCAAGTTGGCGGATCGCGAGATGTACCGGGTGAAACAGCAGCGCAAGGCGCAAAGGTAA
- a CDS encoding ABC transporter permease has protein sequence MLDNLLQILGLSGFSLKGFGPLLLQGSWMTVKLSFMCLLVSVGLGLIGASAKLSRSALLRMPAQAYTTLIRGVPDLVLMLLIFYSLQTWLTQLTEAMGWDYIEIDPFSAGVITLGFIYGAYFTETFRGAILAVPKGQMEAATAYGLTRAQRFRLVVFPQMMRFALPGIGNNWMVILKATALVSIIGLADLVKVAQDAGKSSYQLFFFLVLAALIYLAVTTVSNQVLRRLEIHYAAGTREAVR, from the coding sequence ATGCTGGATAACCTTTTGCAGATTCTCGGGCTGTCGGGCTTCAGCCTGAAGGGCTTTGGCCCGTTGCTGCTGCAAGGCTCGTGGATGACGGTCAAGTTGTCCTTCATGTGCCTGCTGGTGAGTGTGGGCCTGGGCCTGATCGGTGCCAGCGCCAAGCTGTCCCGCTCGGCGCTGTTGCGCATGCCGGCGCAGGCCTACACCACGCTGATCCGCGGGGTGCCGGACCTGGTGCTGATGCTGCTGATCTTCTACAGCCTGCAAACCTGGCTGACCCAACTGACCGAAGCGATGGGCTGGGACTACATCGAAATCGACCCGTTCAGCGCCGGGGTGATTACCCTGGGCTTCATCTACGGGGCGTATTTCACCGAGACCTTTCGCGGCGCCATCCTCGCCGTGCCAAAGGGGCAGATGGAAGCCGCCACCGCCTACGGCCTGACCCGTGCCCAGCGCTTTCGCCTGGTGGTGTTCCCGCAAATGATGCGCTTCGCGCTGCCGGGCATCGGCAATAACTGGATGGTCATCCTCAAGGCCACCGCGCTGGTGTCGATCATCGGCCTGGCGGATCTGGTCAAGGTGGCCCAGGACGCCGGCAAGAGTTCCTACCAACTGTTCTTCTTCCTGGTGCTGGCGGCCCTGATCTATCTGGCGGTCACCACCGTTTCGAACCAGGTCCTGCGCCGGCTGGAGATCCACTACGCTGCAGGCACCCGTGAGGCCGTACGATGA
- a CDS encoding ABC transporter permease: MIELLQEYWKPFLYNDGQNITGLAMTLWLLSASIFIGFVMSVPLSIARVSRNVWVRWPVQFYTYLFRGTPLYIQLLICYTGIYSIAAVRAQPMLDAFFRDAMNCTILAFALNTCAYTTEIFAGAIRSMNHGEIEAAKAYGLRGWKLYAYVIMPSALRRSLPYYSNEVILMLHSTTVAFTATVPDILKVARDANSATFLTFQSFGIAAAIYLAVTFSLVSLFRLAERRWLSFLGPAH; this comes from the coding sequence ATGATCGAGCTACTGCAGGAATACTGGAAACCCTTCCTCTATAACGACGGCCAGAACATCACCGGCCTGGCCATGACCTTGTGGTTGCTCAGCGCCTCGATCTTCATCGGCTTCGTGATGTCGGTGCCGCTGTCGATTGCCCGGGTGTCTCGCAACGTCTGGGTGCGCTGGCCGGTGCAGTTCTACACCTACCTGTTTCGCGGCACACCGCTGTATATACAGCTATTGATCTGCTACACCGGGATCTACAGCATCGCGGCGGTGCGGGCCCAGCCCATGCTTGACGCGTTCTTTCGCGACGCCATGAACTGCACCATCCTCGCTTTCGCCCTGAACACCTGCGCCTACACCACGGAGATTTTCGCCGGGGCGATCCGCAGCATGAACCATGGCGAAATCGAGGCCGCCAAGGCCTATGGCCTGCGGGGCTGGAAGCTGTATGCCTACGTGATCATGCCGTCGGCGCTGCGCCGCTCGTTGCCGTATTACAGCAACGAAGTGATCCTGATGCTGCACTCGACCACCGTGGCCTTCACCGCCACCGTGCCGGACATTCTCAAGGTCGCCAGGGATGCCAACTCGGCGACCTTCCTGACGTTCCAGTCGTTCGGTATTGCCGCCGCCATCTACCTGGCAGTCACTTTCTCACTGGTCAGCCTGTTCCGCCTGGCTGAACGCCGCTGGTTGTCTTTCCTTGGCCCGGCTCATTAA